The DNA segment CCCAGAATGCAAGACTCCGACAAGTTTTCCGCAACAAAAACGTCGCGAGTGGCCTCTATTCCGGCAACGGTGAAGTTTAGCTTTGCTTTTCCTGCCATCGCGATAACGGTTCCGCTTGCGCCAATAAATCGAACATTTGAAGGGCAGTCATTTAAATCTTGAGCGGAACATTGTTGGAAAGCCAAATGGGATATGACGGTAATTGATGCACCAGTGTCAACAAGCGCAAACAAGGGCTTACCATTAATGATAACGTTAACGTACCTATGTTGTTCTGCAGAGACGGTATGTAGGTTGTAAGTGACCAATTCTCGTTCTGGCTGTGGTGATGGATTCAGGGGCGGACACCTGTGCCCGCCCCGTTGGCGTTTCCCTGGCGGTTGCGTTGAAGACAATATCGACTGATGTGTCCTCTTTCTCCGCATGTAAAACACGTGCGTGATTCCCGGGGGCGAAAGGGATGATTGTGGTTAAGACGAGACCTCCGCGATATCTCCGATAGTGATTCACGCAAGGTGTCAACTTCCTGCCGCAGACCCTGGATCATTTGCTTCATTTCCTCGCAAGCTGATGGGACCTGCTCGATTGGCTGTATTTTGGAAACGTGTTGTTGCACATGCGCTGGTTCCATCATCAATAGCTTTTTGACAGCATCTAAAAACTTTGGACACTGCACCTCCATGTTGCACGTGACCAGCCTTTCTGCTTCATGTTTGTTACGCAGTCCAGCTATTAAAGCGTTATACAAGACGTCATTCTTCGTACCTTCATCTTCCGGTTTCGGGTATGCAATTGCTCCGAAATTGACAAGGGCGTTGACGTAACTTCGATTAGTTTCGCCGAGAGCTTGGGCTCTTTGTATAAGCTGCTGTTTAGCCTTGTTACGTCGAAGCGAGCAACAAGTAACTTCCTCAGCTTTGGACTTTAGTTCTTCATAGTTCATGGTGCCTAACCGTGCACCGTTGCATATCATTTCCAGCTTAACATCTTCAGGTAAACTCACcataaaagcatgttttcgaGCAGCTGCTGTTGCGTCCACACTGTCGCAGAAACTTTCAAACGTTGATAAAAACGAGATAAAACTTTCTCCAAGTTCAAACTTCGAAGGagagcaaaaaaaattcatcttGGATAAAACTCGGTCACCCTCTTGCTTCACGTTTTTTAACTGCaggtcctgccgtgctcgccaAATGTTACCGGCCTTTTCTTATGCTGGTTCGAATAGACCTGCAGTTAAACTgtaaaattgtatttgataaaataaagggTAAAAACAGGCACGTCTGCTCACAGCTCAGGCAACGGTAAAACTGACACGTTCGCCAACTATCAAGGCGCAATTACAAACATCAGCGCCTCCGGCCGAAGGCAGAAACGCAAGGCACAAACACGTCAACCGAGCATAACACACGTAACACGTAATTCAGGAAGCTTGAATAAACATATGAAATGAGTGACTGTTAAGAGATTTTGTATCATAATTAAATGACAGGTTTTATTCCTAAATAAGTTGGAagattttttaaggtttgaaagaaaactgcaggaaatttttcaaagcatCTCTCAATGGAGAAAATTGCTTGAAAATTCGATCTTATTCAAATCGATACAACATGGGTGATCTTGTTCAAGCAGCTGAAACtttcatttctaaaaatctcggagcagttttaaaaagtgCAGATTTTCTTGAGCTTGGAGTTGATGATGTCAAGGCTATGTTGAAGTTGGAAAGTGATGAAATAAACTTAGAATTGGAATGTTTTTGACTTATAATGATTTTTATGCAGTATctaaatcaaacaatttgttttgataGTTTTTACATCATTGTGTGAAATGCGGTGATTGCAAGAAGCTAATTGTAATGCACACTTTCATGTTAGAAATGTTACACTGCGGTATATTATTTACATTTCCAGAAATTGTGCATTACCCTGTGCTCTATTTATAAATGAAAGTGAAGAGGCATTGCTAAAGTTGTCTGTTTTTAGACAAAGCATAAGATGTAGACTGGCTCATATATGCATGAATGGCCTTGAATGTTTGTTACAAGATTTTGCAAGACACTTCTTATCTCGAATAAACTAACgagatttaaattttcaaatatttttggcaGTTAATATAATTTCGCTATTAAGTTAAgacaataaatcaaaatattaaatggcGTTGTTCAAACTATCTGCAATGTTTCATTTCTTCAACCAATTTTTGACCATTCTTAGCTTTAACATACATCATATCATATATTTGAGATAATATAATAGTACATATGATGTCACCCTAACCTTGATTAAATTTCAGGATTCGATCGATGAGGACAAGTACAGGAGTGTAGTTGCTTGGGCACTTCATGATTTGGATGAAAGACGGAAAAACTTCAGTGATTTGTTTCATCTCATTCAACTGGAAAATTTGTCgaaagattttttgataaaagttgcTCAAAAGGAGGTACCTTGCATAATTTTTTGCACACATTGCTTATTTCTTTGCATCATCATGCATCATGCACCAAgttttgtgttaatttttgaaagaaattaaaaattgttataGGGTTGACGTGTAGTACTGCTACTTTATGTTACGAGTCaatgttgaaaaatttaagtttaaaaatgtttttgtttgcaaaaaggCGCACATGGCGACAAAGTATATTTTCGTAATATGTAAAGTACTTACATGgttcaattttaattatttagaaATTGGTTTGCAACTCCACGGATTGCATGCAACTTCTTGTGAAATCACTCGTTTCTCGACTTTCTGAAGCTCCACCTTGTAAAGCAAAACCTGGTGAGAGAGCGGTTAATCACTTAAATTGTTTTGACATGCGTCCAGTTTTTTGTCAGTGGTTGTCCAGGCTTCTCTGTACATATTggttttcttaaaataaaatttgtttgtatcTAACCCTGTATAATGTTTCATGGTTTTGACAGTGCATAAAATTATAAGGCTTTGATGAAAGCTTTGAAATAAGCTGTACATTAATATAAGTTAACTCTTTGCTAAACAAAATTATGGCAATATTGAGCTGTTGAaccaataatatttaatatacTGGACCAGGATGGTAATGATTAAGCGATTAGTGGTAGTAGCAACAGCAGCAGTAGATTTAACAACTGAATTTCTTTGTTGTAACAATGCTTGAAACCAAATACTACTAATCGAATACATTTTTCTAGGTCAGTCTGATGAGATACTTATGATTGGTGGCTTGAACTGCCCACAAAGTGTTGTCAAGTTCAACACTAAGACAAACCAGTGGAGTAACATGCCGGTATGTTTGCTTTAtaaatgaatttgtttcaattaagaagtgtgattgtgatgtcatatacATATATGCTTGTTGTCACAGTATTGTGACACTTTGCAATGAGTTGAAAGCATAATTTGTTCCTCTGTGTCTGTGTGTTCATGGCCAAGTGTGACTCAAGATAAGATCGTTATGTTTTCTGTCAGTAACAATTGGATCGGGCAGATTtctctcataagtaaatataaaataaacttttattcaaGAGATAAACAGATGAAGTTcgaactgaaatattttttcaatttgttgtgGTTGCAGAGCAAAGTCATCAAAGCAATTAATTAATGCAATTATTagaacaattaaaacaaagcaattattatgcaaatgATTAAAAACGTGAAAAGCGGCGAGAATGATCGAATTTAGAAAAGTGTCCAAGTGAAACAACTGCTTTGAGAAAAAACCATGTTGCTGCTTGCACTAGATCAGCGGTTTCCAATCTTTTTACACCACAGACCTGTTTCATGCAAACTAATCGTTGCGCGGATCGACAAAGCTAGTTTAAACATATAACAATGAGACGGGCACAAATTTGTTGATACGCAAACTCAAGTACACCCTTATACGGTGTTATTTCGAATTTACCGGAAAATTTTTTCTGTCTAATATAACTGTCTACTTTTAACAACGTGCTTTGCCTTCTTAACAAACACTcaggtttttgttgaaaaacacaGCATTGGAAACCACCGAAATGCGCTCCGAAAAGGCAAAACTCCATCCATGCTGCTCGTCTTGCTCCTGCCATTGTGAGTAATCGAGCAAAGTTTAAGatcattgttttgtcacattgtctattgttaaaaataaatgtaaatgacGTTTGTTGCCCGGCGAGTTGCTCATGCACGTTCAAATTTTACCTCTTTAAGCGAGTGTTAACTTAATTTGGATAAAATAGTGTTACCGGCTTTTTCCTAGTACTGGTTCGAAGAAACCTGCAGTTAACTATaggattgtatttcaaaaacgaTGAAAACTAGGCACGTCTACACAACCGTACCCGTATCGGTAGAATCTCATCATCACTCGTTGTAGCAACAGACAAGGCGCAGACAAATCGACAAGCGCTTTCATCCGGAGGCAGACAAGACTGCGGAATGACAAATCAAGCGTAAAACAACGTAACAATAACTAGTGCCAATAGATAGTAACAAGTAGTAACAAGGTAGACAAGTAACAACGTAACAATAGAATTGACGGAGAAGCAAGAATatattgaaatgttaaagtgttttaattatcgcgaaaaactattttatgttCAAAACCCAATAATCATTTTGAATTGACAAGCTGCTAAGAAGAGTGAATGTTAAAGTTACGAGCTAACAAACATTCCTTGCGTTCGTGGAATGCCGTAGATTGTTGTTTCTTGATCGAATCAATTGTTATGAATTGTCGCTTGCAGAAAGTTTATACCTGTGTTGTTATGTGCCACTGTACAATCCTCTCAACCACAAAACTTTATTGACCATGTCCATGGGCCATGACTTattcatattgtattgttaccTGCAGATAGTTTTTATACTTAAGTCTGGCCAGTCCATCTCCATTAATAACATCATATCCAGTATTTAGTTGacatttttagtaaattcattTCAGTTGATGTTGACTTTATGCAATGATGTTTCATCATACAGGATACAAAAATTGATCGGGGATTTCCATCTGCTGTaaattacaatcaacaaattttattgatgggtGGTTGGCCACTGCTTGGTCCTTACTACAACTCTGTAGAGATGTTGGACTTGAATGATGAGAATCCAAAGTGGGATAGCAACTTGCCTTCTATGGGAGAAAAGCGAGGTGTATTTGCATCAGCTTTATTGAATGGTAAGTTATTATGACGTGCAAGTTCAAGTTCATGCTAATTATAGACAGTGATGGTGGGCAACCTCTCTTGTCGCTCACGCTCTCGCTCATCGATGAAAAAAGCCGTTATTCGTGCTATATTCGTGTAGGCCTATACCTtcttttataaagaaaagaacTCGTTTTGTCGCTCACATTTCCGCTCTTTTTGgcgattaaaaatattttcactccaGCTCGTTTCAGGACACCAATCGCATTCGCATGTTGCAAACATCGTATTTGCGTTGTAAAAGCTGTGTCGAACTGTAACTGGAATTTCTTAtcatttatttgttgtaaatgtcaTAGGAAATTTGATGGAATCACATGCTCTAGAGTTTTGTTTCCGGCACACTTGCCATAACTGATTAATAGATAAATAGAATATTAAGAACCTTCTACTAATATTCACCTGATGACTTGTAGGTCTTGTTTATTGTGCTGGTGGTTACAATGACACTGGTCATCTATCATCATGTGAAAGTTACAATCCTGAAGAGAGGAAATGGTCTTCGATAAGAAATATGAATAACAAGCGAACTTACCATGCATTGGACAGTGCACGAGGtgagtttattattttgatgtttgaaGTAAACTTTTGTCAAAGTTGGCAAAGTAAATTGAGAGTTGCCAATCACCAATCGTTCGTTTCCACATTGATAAAACCATACCGGCACCTGCCCGGTGATCGCGGTTTACGTGAAGCAGATACTCGCGTTCTTATTCGCTTATTTTGCTTGATATCGGTCCTTGTTACGTCACAGGTCCAATTTAAAGCACAATAAAATGCACAAGGTTGCTATTTTCTTATACTCATTCGTGTTCATGTCTTTGTTGTAACTCTTTAATATGAGTTCTTGTGAGCACATGGTCCTCAGAGGAATCCAGACACTTGGATATACTCCTAAAAGCTTAACTACACATAGCTGCTTGGCGTTCATCATCACCATCAAATAGTTTGGTCGCAATAACACTTTTTACTTCTTAGCGCTTTTAAGCGGGTTCAACTCGTTTCATGAGCGCACTTCTCTCCCGAACCCGAAACACGGATTTTTCTGTCCTTTTCTATTTCTCGAAACCtgggttttaaaatgttaacatCCGGATTTTTGGACAAATCCAGGAAAACGTTGGCGTTCACAATTTTCAATCATAGCAGAGTCGCTGTATAGTATTTACgcaatttattgtttgatatttggtgattatttcatcacaatagTTAGTTTGCGCAATATTTTTACTGGCAGCCTGGGTATTAATTTGTATTGCGTCATAAGCaggaaaaaaagaaactttgttAATTTGATTAACAAGCAGAATATAACTTGGCACTTCAGACCTTTTATTTACTtaacacgagctttcgcaagcttGAGCTCGCATGATCAGGTGTACTATAGGTTATGAAATGCGCAATATGCAAACAAGTAATAACATATGGACACATACAGTGCATTCTCTCCAGGGCTTACTCACAACATAAAAACACCatcaattaaacatttaaattacatttattataCAAACTCACACATTCATACAATTAAAATGCATTGATCGCGTAAGTTCTCTCATGTCGTTGAGTCTTTATGTTCAGGTTTACTCAAAGTTCATGACAAAATTTGACAACCAAAATGATTGCTGgagtaaaagaaaattgccGAACTAGTCGAATTTGGCAAAACCGAATTGAACGAAccagaaaatttgaaaatattcacaaTTTTGCCTGGATCgacaaaaatgaattaataaattaaacgCAGACGAATTGTGCAAATTTCACTATATTACAATGATGTTGATTTTACCTTAATTTTGAGTTGATTTTCGCAAAAAGTTCGTTTTTCTCAAAACTCAAAAACCGGGTTCATCACTTATACCCGGAACTCGGTTGTTGAAATTTCGTCCCGAATTGGAAACTACTTTTCTCTCGtttaaaaaagtgaaaaatgaaaacgatTTCCGCGTCTGTCTGGTCGCTTTCttgagaaaaaattgtggCGTTTAGgaattttagaaatttattttacttcagGTCCAGACGATGGTCTAGTGTTGTTGCTgaactttgataaacgtttCAACTTACAAGGAATTAACTCAtgtaaataaatatcaaaacGACTAGAAATATGTACTCGCACGCGACACGCGTCGCTGGCTTGACTCGACTCACTTAGGCTTACTCATGTAAAAAGGTTGATGATGTGTCACAACAAAAAGCGCAGAAACAAACGACGTGGTCTTTTGTGTCCAAGAGTTTAATCGATGCAAAACGCAGCTCAGAGAATAGAAGATCAACCCGCGGGTCACGTGTTAAATGTTCTATGATTTGAAATAACAGtctgtgtgacgtcatagataTCATGTTTccaacaattttaaatttggcGCCTAAAATCATATTCCgtgtattttgaaacaaatttacaaaaatcagcaaaagataaaataagCAACGGAAATGGTCAAAGAAAATCTCACCACTGCAAAGGATTTGACTTTTCCTTCATAAAGTGCTGGAGCAATTATGCTCGAACTTCAAGCACAAATGAcgtgattgattgattgatggtttattttgaaaggtttgctTTATGCGCTTGGAGGAAGGGTTAGCAACTATGCAACAAACACAGCAGAATGTTATGATCCACGAAATGGAAAGTGGGAATATATTCCACCGATGAAAACCTGCAGATCTGGATTAACTGCTGTTGtattaaacaacgaaatataCGCGATAGGTGAGTCTTGCTGCAAGTGTAAATATCTTTCAAATGTTTAAGGAGATTTATGACAtgtcattttctttaaatgaattaaatcagGTGGATATGGTCTCtcttctgttgaaaaatacaacctgGACACAAAAACTTGGATTGATGTTCCATCTATGAATGAGGAAAGATGGGATGGATCAGCTTGTGTAGTGGATGGCCTTATTTGGGTGTTTGGAGGGTGAGTATTTGTATGTATACGTAATTATTATACGTAACcttattgtttaatttatatattaTGATTTCATAAATGTACTTTTACTAAGAGCTAAATGTCTGAGGTCCATGAACCAGTAGAC comes from the Clavelina lepadiformis chromosome 5, kaClaLepa1.1, whole genome shotgun sequence genome and includes:
- the LOC143459618 gene encoding uncharacterized protein LOC143459618 translates to MNFFCSPSKFELGESFISFLSTFESFCDSVDATAAARKHAFMVSLPEDVKLEMICNGARLGTMNYEELKSKAEEVTCCSLRRNKAKQQLIQRAQALGETNRSYVNALVNFGAIAYPKPEDEGTKNDVLYNALIAGLRNKHEAERLVTCNMEVQCPKFLDAVKKLLMMEPAHVQQHVSKIQPIEQVPSACEEMKQMIQGLRQEVDTLRESLSEISRRSRLNHNHPFRPRESRTCFTCGERGHISRYCLQRNRQGNANGAGTGVRP